One segment of Ipomoea triloba cultivar NCNSP0323 chromosome 12, ASM357664v1 DNA contains the following:
- the LOC116000432 gene encoding paired amphipathic helix protein Sin3-like 2 isoform X2 — protein MKRLRDDVYGSPQFKKPFGSSRGESYGQSQAPGSGGGDRGSSGGTGGSVPGSTQKLTTNDALTYLKEVKDMFQDQRDKYDMFLDVMKDFKAQRIDTAGVIVRVKDLFKGHPNLILGFNTFLPKGYEITLTEEEVVPQKRTVEFEEAISFVNKIKKRFQNDDQVYKSFLDILNMYRKEHKSITEVYQEVAYLFQQHADLLSEFTKFLPDTSVTASAVQPSLARQSFHRFDERISAMPNLRPSHLDKRFRRERVSMSHGERGHSVERTDVDADKSMMKIHKEQIRHSEKEDRDRRNRDHDCREPESENNGDISMHRHIEKRKSAQKVEELGGNNTLASYEDKDALRSMYSQEFTFCEKVKERLCSSKEYNAFLHCLNIYSTEIITRDELQSLVTDLLGKHPDLMEGFNEFLERCEKVDGFLVGVVNKKSLWTEGNTVKSVNLEEKDKENKREIDSSKEKDRFKEKYWGKSIQELDLSDCQRCTPSYRLLPEDYPIPTVSQRSELGAQVLNDHWVSVTSGSEDYSFKHMRRNQYEESLFRCEDDRFELDMLLESVSSTAKRAEELLNAINDNKIGGDGPIRIEDHFTALNLRCIERLYGDHGLDVMDILHKNPSLALPVILTRLKQKQEEWTKCRVDFNKVWAEIYAKNHYKSLDHRSFYFKQQDSKNLSTKSFLAEIKEIKEKKQKDDDLVLAIAAGSKHPLSPNLEFGYADLEIHEDIYKLINYSCEEVCSTKEHLNKVMKLWTSFLEPILGVPSRIHGSEAIKDDAPFKHCAIKCNATNIGESDGTPIGDAATQNSKQSKVICIGDANNSPQRLSSTKASLKNADALAKDRLTATSEHISNSGAGNAMGEDGIHGGMNMDSTARSARPGNGTVEDCHGNKSNIDNIPALEGGDSSRGTAIVNGGFAEGFRVNGYNTDSVNPSKNEKEEGELSPNGDLEEENFIGYRDGAPQDMSRPYQTMAVEGTCQDAACENDADIDDEDSENASMAGDDVSGSESAADECSREEHEEEEDGEHDEADGKAESEGEAAGMSEAHFIGDNSLPLSERFLLRSKPLTKNVVSSLYGSEKKYPRVFYGNDNFYVLFRLHQILYERLLSAKLNSASSESKRRTGKDNSSDPYARFMSSLYSLLDGSADNSKFEDDCRSIIGNQSYVLFTLDKLIYKLVKQLQTVSTDELDNKLLQLHEYEKSRKPDKYIDSVYYENAHVLLHEENIYRIESRSSPTSMSIQLMDDGNEKSEVVAVSIDPNFASYLHNDYLSLEHGKREPSTLMLKSYDADLLFRNKRKYAHLEGCSALCMAKENVIIVNGLECKMTSHSSKISYVLDTEDFFFRFGKKRKTNIGRSSYHNQARVERFHRFLASSLRKDVHAHAL, from the exons ATGAAGAGATTAAGGGATGATGTTTATGGTAGTCCTCAGTTTAAGAAGCCATTTGGCTCTTCGCGGGGTGAATC CTATGGGCAATCCCAAGCCCCTGGAAGTGGAGGTGGTGACCGTGGTAGCAGTGGAGGAACTGGTGGTAGTGTCCCTGGTAGTACCCAGAAGCTCACCACCAATGATGCATTAACTTATTTGAAGGAAGTTAAAGACATGTTCCAGGATCAAAGGGATAAGTATGACATGTTTCTTGACGTTATGAAAGATTTTAAGGCTCAAAG AATTGATACTGCTGGTGTCATTGTGAGGGTGAAGGACTTATTCAAAGGACATCCAAATTTAATTCTTGGGTTCAATACCTTCTTGCCAAAAGGTTATGAAATAACCCTTACTGAGGAGGAAGTGGTTCCTCAAAAAAGGACTGTTGAATTTGAagaagctataagctttgttaaCAAGATAAAG AAGCGTTTCCAAAATGATGATCAAGTGTACAAATCTTTCCTAGACATCTTGAATATGTATCGGAAAGAGCACAAAAGCATTACTGAGGTGTACCAGGAG GTAGCGTATCTTTTCCAACAACACGCAGACTTACTCAGCGAATTCACTAAATTTTTGCCAGATACTTCAGTAACTGCATCAGCTGTACAGCCTTCTCTTGCCAGGCAGTCTTTTCACCGCTTTGATGAGAGGATATCTGCCATGCCTAACCTTCGTCCATCACATCTGGACAAG CGTTTTCGACGGGAACGAGTCTCTATGTCTCATGGAGAGCGTGGTCATAGTGTTGAGCGAACTGATGTAGATGCAGATAAATCAATGATGAAGATACACAAAGAGCAAATAAGGCATTCTGAAAAGGAGGACAGGGACAGGAGAAATCGTGATCATGATTGTAGAGAACCAGAGAGTGAGAACAATGGAGATATAAGTATGCACCGTCATATCGAGAAAAGAAAATCTGCTCAGAAGGTGGAAGAACTGGGAGGGAACAACACTTTGGCATCTTATGAGGATAAAGATGCCTTGAGAA GTATGTATAGCCAGGAATTCACTTTCTGTGAAAAGGTGAAGGAAAGACTCTGCAGTTCAAAGGAATACAACGCGTTCTTACATTGTCTCAATATCTACAGCACAGAAATAATTACAAGAGATGAGCTACAAAGTTTG GTTACTGATTTACTTGGAAAGCATCCTGATCTCATGGAGGGTTTCAATGAATTTTTAGAGCGTTGTGAGAAAGTTG ATGGCTTTCTGGTTGGTGTTGTGAACAAAA AATCTCTATGGACTGAAGGAAATACTGTGAAATCAGTAAACTTGGAGGAGAAAGACAAAGAGAACAAGCGTGAAATAGATAGTAGTAAGGAGAAGGACCGATTCAAGGAGAAATACTGGGGAAAGTCAATCCAAGAACTTGACCTTTCTGATTGTCAACGTTGCACTCCTAGTTATCGGCTACTTCCTGAAGAT TATCCAATACCTACTGTGAGTCAGCGATCAGAGCTTGGAGCTCAAGTCTTAAATGATCATTGGGTGTCTGTGACGTCTGGAAGCGAGGACTATTCTTTCAAGCACATGCGCAGAAATCAGTATGAAGAAAGCCTGTTTAGATGTGAagatgacag ATTTGAGCTAGACATGCTGCTGGAATCTGTGAGCTCAACTGCTAAGCGTGCAGAGGAGCTGCTTAATGCCATTAATGATAACAAAATCGGTGGAGATGGCCCTATCCGTATTGAGGATCACTTTACAG CCTTAAATTTAAGATGCATTGAACGTCTTTATGGCGATCATGGTCTGGATGTGATGGACATTTTGCATAAAAATCCATCACTTGCATTACCTGTTATATTGACCCGCTTAAAGCAGAAACAGGAGGAGTGGACCAAGTGTCGTGTAGATTTCAACAAAGTTTGGGCTGAAATCTATGCAAAGAACCATTACAAATCGCTTGACCATCGTAGCTTCTATTTCAAGCAACAAGATTCAAAGAACTTGAGCACAAAAT CATTCTTGGCGGAAATAAAGGAGATTAAGGAGAAAAAGCAGAAAGATGATGATCTGGTTCTTGCTATAGCAGCTGGCAGTAAACATCCCTTAAGTCCAAACCTTGAATTTGGATATGCTGATCTTGAGATCCATGAAGACATATACAAACTTATAAATTATTCATGTGAAGAAGTTTGCTCAACAAAGGAACATTTAAATAAAGTAATGAAGCTCTGGACCTCCTTCCTTGAGCCAATCTTGGGAGTTCCATCTCGCATTCATGGCTCAGAGGCCATCAAAGATGATGCCCCCTTCAAACATTGTGCAATAAAATGCAATGCAACAAACATTGGTGAAAGTGATGGAACTCCTATTGGTGATGCAGCAACACAGAATTCCAAGCAATCAAAAGTTATCTGCATTGGAGATGCAAATAATTCTCCCCAACGTTTGAGTTCTACAAAGGCTAGCTTGAAAAATGCAGATGCTTTGGCTAAAGATAGATTAACAGCAACTAGTGAACACATAAGTAATTCTGGTGCTGGCAATGCGATGGGAGAAGATGGTATTCATGGAGGAATGAATATGGACTCTACTG CACGTAGTGCAAGGCCTGGTAATGGTACCGTTGAGGATTGTCATGGAAACAAGTCTAATATTGACAACATACCAGCATTAGAG GGTGGTGACAGTTCACGTGGTACTGCTATAGTAAACGGGGGATTTGCAGAAGGTTTTAGAGTGAATGGATATAATACTGATTCTGTTAATCCCTCAAAAAATGAGAAGGAAGAGGGTGAGTTATCACCTAATGGTGATCTTGAAGAGGAAAATTTTATTGGCTATAGAGATGGTGCTCCACAAGATATGAGCAGGCCATACCAAACAATGGCTGTTGAAGGTACTTGTCAGGATGCTGCATGTGAAAATGATGCAGATATCGATGATGAGGATAGCGAAAATGCTTCCATGGCTGGTGATGATGTTTCGGGCAGTGAGTCTGCTGCTGATGAGTGCTCTAGAGAAGAacatgaggaagaagaagatggagaaCACGATGAGGCTGATGGTAAAGCTGAGAGTGAAGGTGAAGCTGCAGGCATGAGTGAAGCACATTTCATTGGAGATAACTCATTGCCACTGTCTGAACGTTTTCTGCTTAGATCTAAGCCTCTAACAAAGAATGTGGTGTCATCATTATATGGGAGTGAAAAGAAATATCCACGCGTTTTTTATGGAAATGACAACTTTTATGTGCTTTTTAGGCTTCACCAA ATATTGTATGAGAGGCTACTGTCAGCAAAGCTGAATTCAGCATCCTCCGAATCAAAGCGGAGAACTGGAAAGGATAATAGTTCTGATCCATATGCCAG ATTCATGAGTTCATTGTACAGTTTGCTTGATGGATCTGCTGATAATTCAAAGTTTGAGGATGATTGTCGGTCAATAATTGGGAACCAGTCTTATGTGCTTTTTACACTGGACAAATTGATATATAAGCTGGTCAAACAG TTACAAACTGTTTCTACTGATGAGCTGGACAATAAGCTTCTGCAATTACATGAGTATGAAAAATCTAGAAAACCTGATAAGTACATCGACTCCGTCTACTATGAGAATGCTCATGTTCTTCTTCACGAGGAGAACATTTACCGTATTGAAAGC AGATCTAGCCCAACCAGCATGTCCATCCAATTGATGgatgatggaaatgagaagTCTGAAGTTGTGGCTGTATCTATAGATCCTAATTTTGCAAGTTATCTGCATAATGATTATCTTTCACTAGAACATGGGAAAAGGGAGCCATCTACTCTTATGCTCAAGAG TTATGATGCAGACCTCTTATTCAG AAACAAGAGGAAATACGCCCACCTTGAAGGATGTTCTGCTCTGTGCATGGCTAAGGAAAATGTTATTATTGTAAATGGTTTGGAGTGTAAGATGACTTCCCATTCATCCAAG ATATCCTATGTACTTGATACAGAAGACTTCTTTTTCCGTTTTGGGAAGAAGAGAAAGACAAACATTGGGAGATCATCATACCATAACCAAGCTAGAGTGGAACGGTTCCACCGTTTTCTAGCATCTTCTTTACGAAAGGATGTCCATGCCCATGCCCTGTAG
- the LOC116000432 gene encoding paired amphipathic helix protein Sin3-like 2 isoform X4 has translation MKRLRDDVYGSPQFKKPFGSSRGESYGQSQAPGSGGGDRGSSGGTGGSVPGSTQKLTTNDALTYLKEVKDMFQDQRDKYDMFLDVMKDFKAQRIDTAGVIVRVKDLFKGHPNLILGFNTFLPKGYEITLTEEEVVPQKRTVEFEEAISFVNKIKKRFQNDDQVYKSFLDILNMYRKEHKSITEVYQEVAYLFQQHADLLSEFTKFLPDTSVTASAVQPSLARQSFHRFDERISAMPNLRPSHLDKRFRRERVSMSHGERGHSVERTDVDADKSMMKIHKEQIRHSEKEDRDRRNRDHDCREPESENNGDISMHRHIEKRKSAQKVEELGGNNTLASYEDKDALRSMYSQEFTFCEKVKERLCSSKEYNAFLHCLNIYSTEIITRDELQSLVTDLLGKHPDLMEGFNEFLERCEKVDGFLVGVVNKKSLWTEGNTVKSVNLEEKDKENKREIDSSKEKDRFKEKYWGKSIQELDLSDCQRCTPSYRLLPEDYPIPTVSQRSELGAQVLNDHWVSVTSGSEDYSFKHMRRNQYEESLFRCEDDRFELDMLLESVSSTAKRAEELLNAINDNKIGGDGPIRIEDHFTALNLRCIERLYGDHGLDVMDILHKNPSLALPVILTRLKQKQEEWTKCRVDFNKVWAEIYAKNHYKSLDHRSFYFKQQDSKNLSTKSFLAEIKEIKEKKQKDDDLVLAIAAGSKHPLSPNLEFGYADLEIHEDIYKLINYSCEEVCSTKEHLNKVMKLWTSFLEPILGVPSRIHGSEAIKDDAPFKHCAIKCNATNIGESDGTPIGDAATQNSKQSKVICIGDANNSPQRLSSTKASLKNADALAKDRLTATSEHISNSGAGNAMGEDGIHGGMNMDSTARSARPGNGTVEDCHGNKSNIDNIPALEGGDSSRGTAIVNGGFAEGFRVNGYNTDSVNPSKNEKEEGELSPNGDLEEENFIGYRDGAPQDMSRPYQTMAVEGTCQDAACENDADIDDEDSENASMAGDDVSGSESAADECSREEHEEEEDGEHDEADGKAESEGEAAGMSEAHFIGDNSLPLSERFLLRSKPLTKNVVSSLYGSEKKYPRVFYGNDNFYVLFRLHQILYERLLSAKLNSASSESKRRTGKDNSSDPYARFMSSLYSLLDGSADNSKFEDDCRSIIGNQSYVLFTLDKLIYKLVKQLQTVSTDELDNKLLQLHEYEKSRKPDKYIDSVYYENAHVLLHEENIYRIESRSSPTSMSIQLMDDGNEKSEVVAVSIDPNFASYLHNDYLSLEHGKREPSTLMLKRNKRKYAHLEGCSALCMAKENVIIVNGLECKMTSHSSKISYVLDTEDFFFRFGKKRKTNIGRSSYHNQARVERFHRFLASSLRKDVHAHAL, from the exons ATGAAGAGATTAAGGGATGATGTTTATGGTAGTCCTCAGTTTAAGAAGCCATTTGGCTCTTCGCGGGGTGAATC CTATGGGCAATCCCAAGCCCCTGGAAGTGGAGGTGGTGACCGTGGTAGCAGTGGAGGAACTGGTGGTAGTGTCCCTGGTAGTACCCAGAAGCTCACCACCAATGATGCATTAACTTATTTGAAGGAAGTTAAAGACATGTTCCAGGATCAAAGGGATAAGTATGACATGTTTCTTGACGTTATGAAAGATTTTAAGGCTCAAAG AATTGATACTGCTGGTGTCATTGTGAGGGTGAAGGACTTATTCAAAGGACATCCAAATTTAATTCTTGGGTTCAATACCTTCTTGCCAAAAGGTTATGAAATAACCCTTACTGAGGAGGAAGTGGTTCCTCAAAAAAGGACTGTTGAATTTGAagaagctataagctttgttaaCAAGATAAAG AAGCGTTTCCAAAATGATGATCAAGTGTACAAATCTTTCCTAGACATCTTGAATATGTATCGGAAAGAGCACAAAAGCATTACTGAGGTGTACCAGGAG GTAGCGTATCTTTTCCAACAACACGCAGACTTACTCAGCGAATTCACTAAATTTTTGCCAGATACTTCAGTAACTGCATCAGCTGTACAGCCTTCTCTTGCCAGGCAGTCTTTTCACCGCTTTGATGAGAGGATATCTGCCATGCCTAACCTTCGTCCATCACATCTGGACAAG CGTTTTCGACGGGAACGAGTCTCTATGTCTCATGGAGAGCGTGGTCATAGTGTTGAGCGAACTGATGTAGATGCAGATAAATCAATGATGAAGATACACAAAGAGCAAATAAGGCATTCTGAAAAGGAGGACAGGGACAGGAGAAATCGTGATCATGATTGTAGAGAACCAGAGAGTGAGAACAATGGAGATATAAGTATGCACCGTCATATCGAGAAAAGAAAATCTGCTCAGAAGGTGGAAGAACTGGGAGGGAACAACACTTTGGCATCTTATGAGGATAAAGATGCCTTGAGAA GTATGTATAGCCAGGAATTCACTTTCTGTGAAAAGGTGAAGGAAAGACTCTGCAGTTCAAAGGAATACAACGCGTTCTTACATTGTCTCAATATCTACAGCACAGAAATAATTACAAGAGATGAGCTACAAAGTTTG GTTACTGATTTACTTGGAAAGCATCCTGATCTCATGGAGGGTTTCAATGAATTTTTAGAGCGTTGTGAGAAAGTTG ATGGCTTTCTGGTTGGTGTTGTGAACAAAA AATCTCTATGGACTGAAGGAAATACTGTGAAATCAGTAAACTTGGAGGAGAAAGACAAAGAGAACAAGCGTGAAATAGATAGTAGTAAGGAGAAGGACCGATTCAAGGAGAAATACTGGGGAAAGTCAATCCAAGAACTTGACCTTTCTGATTGTCAACGTTGCACTCCTAGTTATCGGCTACTTCCTGAAGAT TATCCAATACCTACTGTGAGTCAGCGATCAGAGCTTGGAGCTCAAGTCTTAAATGATCATTGGGTGTCTGTGACGTCTGGAAGCGAGGACTATTCTTTCAAGCACATGCGCAGAAATCAGTATGAAGAAAGCCTGTTTAGATGTGAagatgacag ATTTGAGCTAGACATGCTGCTGGAATCTGTGAGCTCAACTGCTAAGCGTGCAGAGGAGCTGCTTAATGCCATTAATGATAACAAAATCGGTGGAGATGGCCCTATCCGTATTGAGGATCACTTTACAG CCTTAAATTTAAGATGCATTGAACGTCTTTATGGCGATCATGGTCTGGATGTGATGGACATTTTGCATAAAAATCCATCACTTGCATTACCTGTTATATTGACCCGCTTAAAGCAGAAACAGGAGGAGTGGACCAAGTGTCGTGTAGATTTCAACAAAGTTTGGGCTGAAATCTATGCAAAGAACCATTACAAATCGCTTGACCATCGTAGCTTCTATTTCAAGCAACAAGATTCAAAGAACTTGAGCACAAAAT CATTCTTGGCGGAAATAAAGGAGATTAAGGAGAAAAAGCAGAAAGATGATGATCTGGTTCTTGCTATAGCAGCTGGCAGTAAACATCCCTTAAGTCCAAACCTTGAATTTGGATATGCTGATCTTGAGATCCATGAAGACATATACAAACTTATAAATTATTCATGTGAAGAAGTTTGCTCAACAAAGGAACATTTAAATAAAGTAATGAAGCTCTGGACCTCCTTCCTTGAGCCAATCTTGGGAGTTCCATCTCGCATTCATGGCTCAGAGGCCATCAAAGATGATGCCCCCTTCAAACATTGTGCAATAAAATGCAATGCAACAAACATTGGTGAAAGTGATGGAACTCCTATTGGTGATGCAGCAACACAGAATTCCAAGCAATCAAAAGTTATCTGCATTGGAGATGCAAATAATTCTCCCCAACGTTTGAGTTCTACAAAGGCTAGCTTGAAAAATGCAGATGCTTTGGCTAAAGATAGATTAACAGCAACTAGTGAACACATAAGTAATTCTGGTGCTGGCAATGCGATGGGAGAAGATGGTATTCATGGAGGAATGAATATGGACTCTACTG CACGTAGTGCAAGGCCTGGTAATGGTACCGTTGAGGATTGTCATGGAAACAAGTCTAATATTGACAACATACCAGCATTAGAG GGTGGTGACAGTTCACGTGGTACTGCTATAGTAAACGGGGGATTTGCAGAAGGTTTTAGAGTGAATGGATATAATACTGATTCTGTTAATCCCTCAAAAAATGAGAAGGAAGAGGGTGAGTTATCACCTAATGGTGATCTTGAAGAGGAAAATTTTATTGGCTATAGAGATGGTGCTCCACAAGATATGAGCAGGCCATACCAAACAATGGCTGTTGAAGGTACTTGTCAGGATGCTGCATGTGAAAATGATGCAGATATCGATGATGAGGATAGCGAAAATGCTTCCATGGCTGGTGATGATGTTTCGGGCAGTGAGTCTGCTGCTGATGAGTGCTCTAGAGAAGAacatgaggaagaagaagatggagaaCACGATGAGGCTGATGGTAAAGCTGAGAGTGAAGGTGAAGCTGCAGGCATGAGTGAAGCACATTTCATTGGAGATAACTCATTGCCACTGTCTGAACGTTTTCTGCTTAGATCTAAGCCTCTAACAAAGAATGTGGTGTCATCATTATATGGGAGTGAAAAGAAATATCCACGCGTTTTTTATGGAAATGACAACTTTTATGTGCTTTTTAGGCTTCACCAA ATATTGTATGAGAGGCTACTGTCAGCAAAGCTGAATTCAGCATCCTCCGAATCAAAGCGGAGAACTGGAAAGGATAATAGTTCTGATCCATATGCCAG ATTCATGAGTTCATTGTACAGTTTGCTTGATGGATCTGCTGATAATTCAAAGTTTGAGGATGATTGTCGGTCAATAATTGGGAACCAGTCTTATGTGCTTTTTACACTGGACAAATTGATATATAAGCTGGTCAAACAG TTACAAACTGTTTCTACTGATGAGCTGGACAATAAGCTTCTGCAATTACATGAGTATGAAAAATCTAGAAAACCTGATAAGTACATCGACTCCGTCTACTATGAGAATGCTCATGTTCTTCTTCACGAGGAGAACATTTACCGTATTGAAAGC AGATCTAGCCCAACCAGCATGTCCATCCAATTGATGgatgatggaaatgagaagTCTGAAGTTGTGGCTGTATCTATAGATCCTAATTTTGCAAGTTATCTGCATAATGATTATCTTTCACTAGAACATGGGAAAAGGGAGCCATCTACTCTTATGCTCAAGAG AAACAAGAGGAAATACGCCCACCTTGAAGGATGTTCTGCTCTGTGCATGGCTAAGGAAAATGTTATTATTGTAAATGGTTTGGAGTGTAAGATGACTTCCCATTCATCCAAG ATATCCTATGTACTTGATACAGAAGACTTCTTTTTCCGTTTTGGGAAGAAGAGAAAGACAAACATTGGGAGATCATCATACCATAACCAAGCTAGAGTGGAACGGTTCCACCGTTTTCTAGCATCTTCTTTACGAAAGGATGTCCATGCCCATGCCCTGTAG